One window of the Camelina sativa cultivar DH55 chromosome 1, Cs, whole genome shotgun sequence genome contains the following:
- the LOC104725723 gene encoding ATP-citrate synthase beta chain protein 1, producing MATGQLFSRNTQALFYNYKQLPIQRMLDFDFLCGRETPSVAGIINPGSEGFQKLFFGQEEIAIPVHAAIEAACAAHPTADVFINFASFRSAAASSMAALKQPTIKVVAIIAEGVPESDTKQLIAYARANNKVIIGPATVGGVQAGAFKIGDTAGTIDNIIQCKLYRPGSVGFVSKSGGMSNEMYNTIARVTDGIYEGIAIGGDVFPGSTLSDHILRFNNIPQIKMVVVLGELGGRDEYSLVEALKQGKVTKPVVAWVSGTCARLFKSEVQFGHAGAKSGGEMESAQAKNQALKDAGATVPTSFEALESAIKETFDKLVEEGKVSPIKEVTPPQIPEDLSSAIKSGKVRAPTHIISTISDDRGEEPCYAGVPMSSIIEQGYGVGDVISLLWFKRSLPRYCTKFIEICIMLCADHGPCVSGAHNTIVTARAGKDLVSSLVSGLLTIGPRFGGAIDDAARYFKDACDRSLTPYEFVEGMKKKGIRVPGIGHRIKSRDNRDKRVELLQKFARSNFPAVKYMEYAVQVETYTLSKANNLVLNVDGAIGSLFLDLLAGSGMFTKQEIDEIVQIGYLNGLFVLARSIGLIGHTFDQKRLKQPLYRHPWEDVLYTK from the exons ATGGCCACGGGACAGCTGTTTTCACGCAACACACAGGCCCTGTTCTACAATTACAAGCAGCTTCCCATTCAGCGGATGCTTGATTTTGATTTCCTCTGTG GGCGAGAAACTCCTTCTGTTGCTGGTATCATTAACCCAGGTTCTGAGGGGTTCCAAAAGCTATTTTTTGGTCAGGAGGAAATAGCCATTCCTGTCCACGCAGC CATTGAGGCAGCATGCGCTGCGCATCCCACAGCTGATGTATTCATCAACTTCGCATCGTTTAGAAG TGCTGCTGCTTCATCCATGGCTGCTTTGAAGCAGCCAACTATTAAAGTTGTGGCCATAATTGCAGAAGGTGTTCCGGAGTCAGACACTAAGCAGTTGATTGCTTATGCTCGTGCTAACAATAAG GTTATTATTGGACCAGCTACTGTTGGAGGCGTTCAAGCTGGTGCCTTTAAAATTGGTGACACTGCTGGAACAATTGACAATATCATCCAATGCAAGTTGTACAGGCCTGGATCTGTTGGCTTTGTCTCGAAATCT GGCGGCATGTCTAATGAAATGTACAATACCATTGCCCGTGTGACAGATGGGATTTATGAAG GCATTGCTATTGGTGGGGATGTGTTTCCTGGCTCTACATTATCTGACCATATCTTGCGATTTAATAACATCCCACAG ATTAAGATGGTTGTTGTACTTGGAGAGCTTGGAGGACGAGATGAATATTCTCTGGTTGAGGCCTTGAAACAGGGGAAAGTGACCAAACCAGTGGTTGCTTGGGTCAGCGGGACTTGTGCACGTCTCTTCAAGTCCGAAGTACAATTTGGTCATGCA GGTGCCAAAAGTGGTGGAGAGATGGAGTCTGCACAAGCCAAGAATCAAGCATTGAAAGACGCTGGAGCTACTGTACCAACTTCATTTGAAGCCCTAGAATCTGCGATCAAGGAAACTTTTGACAAATTG GTTGAAGAAGGAAAGGTCTCTCCTATTAAGGAAGTTACTCCTCCACAAATCCCAGAAGATCTCAGCTCTGCAATTAAAAGTGGGAAAGTTAGGGCTCCTACTCACATCATCTCCACCATATCTGATGACAGAG GGGAAGAACCATGCTATGCTGGTGTGCCAATGTCATCCATCATTGAACAGGGTTATGGCGTGGGAGATGTCATTTCTCTCCTATGGTTCAAACGTAGCCTTCCCCGTTACTGTACCAAATTTATTGAG ATATGCATAATGTTGTGCGCTGACCATGGTCCATGCGTCTCCGGCGCTCACAACACCATCGTCACAGCAAGAGCAGGAAAAGACCTTGTCTCAAGTCTTGTCTCAG GTCTATTAACAATTGGTCCTAGATTTGGTGGTGCAATTGATGACGCAGCACGATACTTCAAGGACGCTTGTGACAGG AGTCTCACACCATATGAATTCGTGGAAGgcatgaagaagaaaggaatccGTGTCCCTGGGATTGGTCACAG GATAAAGAGCAGAGACAACAGAGACAAAAGAGTGGAGCTGCTTCAGAAGTTTGCACGGTCTAACTTCCCTGCAGTGAAGTACATGGAATACGCAGTCCAAGTAGAGACATACACACTCTCCAAAGCCAACAACCTCGTACTCAACGTTGACGGAGCCATTGGATCTCTCTTCTTGGACCTTCTCGCTGGAAGTGGGATGTTCACTAAGCAAGAGATTGACGAAATCGTCCAGATTGGTTACTTGAACGGCCTCTTCGTCCTTGCTCGATCCATCGGTTTAATCGG GCACACATTTGATCAGAAGAGACTGAAGCAGCCACTGTACCGACACCCGTGGGAAGATGTCTTGTACACCAAGTAA
- the LOC104725875 gene encoding FIP1[III]-like protein produces the protein MDSTDDDFGELYVDDKVHLGKRGSDAFAGGDAGFVKSSEESKFATDSGKDMGFEGSVNPDSEGETKKLGAVAEDSSPCDDDACAVNLSEANEEESEYSDSDSDDDLKIVLQDDDDSKADACADAVEASKACSFQRRWTKYASSCTDPSFGMSQYGYSFSNNWSRTPFDVNLDLLETKPWRNHGMDISDFFNFGLNEQSWKDYCKPLGRAIEVGGGTFERIPSADLRRRRDSDPDVVIQIPVTNDAEETPEKSRSLNITSNEASRSEDSLSDSGKDLNSVDDSPKDEAFEGSQDENTGSFNGEQSPPTENCCSKEITTPSDKEMIEDEKEESFCSSDEADSSSVERESSLGDRIRLSPTSSCSVGNNEESDDSETESLKDSATDDQREVSTPPRQARLAEHEASSIEREERNGTMHSRHERSDEDSTKKHCGRAGYAVHGRIKYRTVKDASSPTPDPSCGRNVRSRHESLYRDSNKNRQNGSRITLERDETEGKGFHYSNREKRHDRLYPSVDHARHREQRFGWRSNNKESSLGRAFDHSNSYNCEARRKEYTSHSSLDLNQRNSRSSFKEEDDRYGWHHCERNYGHERSPVRAYENNKQRYGYDWLREPYYEDCLPLTDMDYRYRSEYSSAYAIHEQNRENDLHCRRRGDYDYNLHRLRYEDGCYRAEGRISFDREMRYFAEVERREFRGYKRHEELSEIEKRHDYTHDWHLDRFLSEEDGYKCRSEDAWPSPSLPLRDSWYKNEAKGNFRRDDTRDFRTVEAYDSQNNQFYKAAPRDGWTHSRGRSDKVSVKDRLKCADDWVRPDRRRYNLADDIQCSMTEVTHPEHPSYTDEILLHNLGIPTHNRMAIKQRSGYKKSHIHEIDERRHRSKRLRGRDGQAFIKRQDPVDLAGRQRKLSNQSKRGFSNGQDTIEQQQGGQKSGKLMCRSEEKAVRVGDTNDKEEGEIIEGETNVKVVEIDNERIQESLKKMEKRRERFKDTKMAKTVEATEPRAKTADLVTNQQRPARKRRWCAAS, from the exons atggATTCTACTGATGACGATTTTGGTGAGTTGTACGTTGATGACAAGGTTCATCTGGGGAAAAGGGGGAGTGATGCTTTCGCCGGCGGCGATGCAGGATTCGTAAAATCGTCTGAAGAATCGAAGTTTGCGACGGATTCCGGCAAGGATATGGGTTTCGAAGGGTCGGTAAACCCTGATTCGGAAGGAGAAACCAAGAAATTGGGTGCGGTGGCTGAGGATTCGAGTCCGTGTGACGACGACGCTTGTGCTGTGAATCTGAGCGAGGCGAATGAAGAAGAGTCTGagtatagtgatagtgatagtgacgATGATTTGAAAATAGTCCTGCAAGACGACGACGATTCTAAAGCTGATGCTTGTGCTGATGCCGTCGAAGCTTCCAAAGCTTGCTCCTTTCAGAGACGGTGGACTAAATACGCTTCATCTTGCACCGATCCTTCTTTTGGAATGTCTCAATATGGATATAGTTTCTCTAACAATTGGTCCAG GACACCTTTTGATGTAAATTTGGATCTGTTGGAGACTAAGCCATGGAGGAATCATGGTATGGATATCAGTGACTTCTTTAATTTTGGGCTTAACGAGCAAAGCTGGAAAGATTACTGTAAACCGTTG GGAAGAGCAATTGAGGTTGGAGGTGGAACTTTTGAGCGAATACCTTCTGCAGATTTGCGTCGTCGACGTGATTCAGACCCTGATGTAGTGATACAG ATCCCAGTTACTAATGATGCTGAGGAGACACCTGAAAAATCAAGGTCTCTCAACATAACATCGAATGAAGCGTCTAGAAGTGAGGATTCACTTTCAGATAGTGGGAAGGATTTGAATTCAGTCGATGATTCTCCAAAAGATGAAGCTTTTGAGGGGTCTCAGGATGAAAACACTGGAAGCTTCAATGGCGAGCAATCTCCTCCAACAGAAAATTGCTGCAGTAAGGAAATAACAACACCTTCTGATAAAGAAATGATtgaggatgagaaagaagagagttttTGCAGTTCTGATGAGGCGGATTCATCCTCAGTGGAGAGGGAATCATCTCTTGGAGATCGCATTCGTTTGAGCCCTACCTCTTCCTGTTCTGTTGGTAATAATGAGGAATCTGATGATTCTGAAACAGAGTCATTGAAAGATAGTGCTACTGATGACCAACGTGAAGTCAGTACCCCACCACGACAAGCTAGACTTGCAGAACATGAAGCAAGTAGTATCGAAAGAGAGGAAAGGAATGGTACAATGCATTCCAGACACGAAAGATCTGACGAAGACTCGACCAAAAAGCACTGTGGGAGAGCTGGCTATGCTGTACATGGGAGAATAAAATACAGAACTGTGAAGGATGCATCATCGCCTACACCAGATCCAAGTTGTGGCAGAAATGTTCGTTCTCGACATGAAAGTTTGTATCGtgattcaaacaaaaacagGCAGAATGGATCACGTATTACATTAGAAAGGGATGAGACTGAAGGTAAAGGCTTTCATTACTCAAACAGAGAAAAACGTCATGATAGATTGTATCCATCTGTGGATCATGCTCGGCATAGAGAGCAGAGGTTTGGTTGGCGCAGCAACAACAAAGAATCATCACTGGGTCGAGCTTTTGATCATTCTAATAGTTACAACTGTGAGGCGCGTCGTAAAGAGTATACCTCACATTCATCCTTGGATCTTAATCAGAGAAATTCTAGATCAAGTTTTAAAGAAGAGGATGATCGATATGGTTGGCATCATTGTGAAAGAAATTATGGTCATGAAAGAAGTCCTGTCCGAGCCTACgagaacaacaaacaaagataCGGGTATGATTGGCTAAGAGAACCTTATTATGAGGACTGTTTACCACTGACTGACATGGACTATAGGTACCGGTCAGAGTACTCTTCTGCATATGCAATCCATGAACAGAATCGCGAGAATGATCTTCACTGCAGAAGAAGGGGTGATTACGATTATAATCTGCATCGTCTTAGATATGAAGATGGATGTTACAGGGCAGAAGGGAGAATTTCATTTGACAGGGAGATGCGTTATTTTGCTGAAGTGGAAAGGAGAGAATTTCGAGGGTATAAAAGACATGAGGAATTATCTGAAATAGAGAAAAGACACGATTACACTCATGATTGGCATCTTGATAGATTTCTTTCAGAGGAAGATGGTTATAAATGCAGAAGCGAAGATGCTTGGCCCTCACCGTCTTTACCTTTGAGAGACTCGTGGTacaaaaatgaagcaaaaggtAACTTCCGGAGAGATGATACCAGAGACTTCAGAACAGTGGAGGCATATGACAGCCAGAATAACCAGTTTTATAAGGCTGCACCGAGAGATGGTTGGACGCATAGTCGTGGTCGTAGCGATAAAGTGAGCGTAAAAGATAGACTAAAGTGTGCTGATGATTGGGTTCGTCCTGATAGAAGGAGATATAATTTGGCAGATGACATTCAGTGTTCAATGACAGAAGTTACTCATCCGGAGCATCCATCATATACTGATGAGATATTACTCCACAACCTCGGAATACCAACACATAATCGAATGGCTATCAAACAAAGGTCTGGATACAAGAAGAGCCATATTCATGAAATTGATGAAAGACGTCACAGATCCAAAAGGCTGAGGGGAAGAGATGGGCAAGCTTTCATCAAACGTCAGGATCCGGTTGACTTAGCTGGTAGGCAAAGAAAG cTCTCTAACCAATCAAAAAGAGGATTCTCCAATGGCCAAGACACGATAGAACAACAACAAGGTGGTCAGAAATCAGGAAAGTTAATGTGCAGAAGTGAAGAGAAAGCTGTGCGAGTTGGAGATACAAATGATAAAGAAGAAGGCGAGATCATAGAAGGAGAGACGAACGTGAAAGTTGTTGAAATAGACAACGAGCGAATACAAGAGAGtctgaagaagatggagaaacgGAGAGAGAGGTTCAAGGATACCAAAATGGCAAAGACGGTAGAAGCAACCGAACCGAGAGCTAAAACCGCCGATCTTGTGACTAATCAACAAAGACCGGCTAGAAAGAGGCGATGGTGTGCAGCTAGTTAA
- the LOC104725972 gene encoding peptidyl-prolyl cis-trans isomerase CYP21-4, producing MARIKPQALLNQSKKKKTPSRISISTIIVCNLVVAVVILSLVTTYRHWSQRSRNTIEHETQSQRFEDTNAASEQKSYDLPGYADINTSKGLITVELFKEGSPEVVDKFLDLCQKDHFKGMPFHRVIKNYLVQAGHSPSSIPVEEWTAKGKLRGRLHTGPKHEAFMLGTPKTKGNNKDFELLITTAPIPDLNDQLIVFGRVLKGEDVVQEIEEVDTDEHYQPKSLIGITGVILKREI from the exons ATGGCGAGGATAAAACCTCAAGCTCTTTTAAAtcaaagcaagaagaagaagactcccAGTCGCATTAGTATTTCCACTATTATTGTGTGTAATCTCGTAGTCGCTGTAGTCATACTATCCTTGGTCACAACTTATCGACATTGGTCCCAAAG GTCAAGAAACACAATTGAACATGAAACTCAGAGTCAGAGATTTGAG GACACGAATGCTGCGTCAGAGCAAAAGAGTTATGACCTTCCTGGTTATGCT GATATAAACACATCTAAAGGACTTATAactgttgaactcttcaaagaAGGTTCCCCTGAAGTTGTGGACAAGTTTCTAGATCTATG TCAAAAAGATCACTTCAAGGGAATGCCGTTTCATCGGGTTATAAAAAACTACTTGGTACAAGCTGGTCACTCGCCGAGCTCTATACCTGTAGAAGAATGGACAGCTAAAGGAAAACTCCGTGGTCGCCTTCACACAGG CCCAAAACATGAGGCATTCATGTTGGggacaccaaaaacaaaagggaaCAACAAGGATTTTGAGCTTCTTATCACAACGGCGCCAATCCCGGATCTGAATGATCAGCTTATAGTGTTTGGAAGAGTCCTTAAGGGAGAGGATGTAGTACAG GAGATCGAAGAAGTGGATACGGATGAGCATTACCAACCGAAATCGCTAATAGGGATCACTGGTGTTATACTGAAACGAGAGATATGA
- the LOC104726062 gene encoding agamous-like MADS-box protein AGL29, with protein sequence MGRRKIKMEQVQDTNTKQVTFSKRRLGLFKKASELATLCNDEVGIVVFSPGNKPYSFGKPNFDLIAERFKNEFEESDSFETSGYNSRSSRARQDKKICKRLNSIIEETEAEKKHGEELHKWLESAEEDRFNKPIEEFTLEELKEFKAKMKRLRGGIQINLNNMQASSSLLKISMQLCK encoded by the coding sequence atgggtaggAGAAAGATTAAGATGGAGCAAGTGCAagacacaaacacaaagcaAGTAACCTTCTCGAAACGCAGGCTGGGTTTGTTCAAGAAAGCGAGTGAGCTTGCGACTCTGTGCAACGACGAGGTTGGTATTGTTGTCTTTTCTCCAGGAAACAAACCTTATTCCTTCGGGAAACcgaattttgatttgattgcaGAACGGTTCAAAAATGAATTCGAAGAATCAGATAGCTTTGAAACATCGGGCTATAATAGTAGAAGCAGCAGAGCTAGGCAagataagaaaatatgtaaacGCCTCAACTCCATCATCGAAGAAActgaagctgagaagaaacATGGCGAAGAACTTCACAAGTGGCTTGAATCTGCTGAAGAAGATAGGTTTAATAAGCCCATTGAGGAGTTTACTCTTGAGGAGCTCAAGGAATTTAAAGCTAAGATGAAGAGACTGCGAGGTGGCATCCAAATTAACCTTAATAATATGCAGGCTTCGTCTTCTCTCCTGAAGATTAGCATGCAGTTATGCAAGTGA
- the LOC104726152 gene encoding aldehyde dehydrogenase 22A1-like yields the protein MPFWWPLVVLAFAYAICKFLLMLIPPNVPSIDVDASDVLAHGKETEENSFIYIPPRGRSQQSDKKVQCYEPATMKYLGYFPALSPAEVKERVALSRKAQKTWAQSSFKLRRQFLRILLKYIIEYQELICEVSSRDTGKTMVDASLGEIMTTCEKITWLLSEGERWLKPESRSSGRAMLHKVSRVEFHPLGVIGAIVPWNYPFHNIFNPMLAAVFSGNGIVIKVSEHASWSGCFYFRIIQAALAAVGAPENLVDVITGFSETGEALVSSVDKMIFVGSTAVGKMIMRNAAETLTPVTLELGGKDAFIICEDADVSHVAQVAVRGTLQSSGQNCAGAERFYVHKEIYSAFISQVTKIVKSVSAGPPLTGRYDMGAICLQEHSEHLQSLVNDALDKGAVIAVRGSFGHLGEDAVEQYFPPTVLINVNHNMKIMKEEAFGPIMPIMQFSSDEEAIKLANDSRYALGCAVFSGSKRRAKLIASQIQCGVAAINDFASNYMCQSLPFGGVKDSGFGRFAGIEGLRACCLVKSVVEDRFWPLIKTKIPKPIQYPVAENAFEFQEALVETLYGLNIWDRLRSLIDVLKFLTDQSSNVSRTRKSH from the exons ATGCCGTTCTGGTGGCCACTTGTCGTTCTCGCCTTCGCTTACGCGATCTGCAAGTTCCTTCTTATGCTCATTCCTCCCAATGTTCCTTCCATTGACGTTGACGCATCCGATG TGTTGGCTCATGGGAAAGAGACGGAGGAGAATAGCTTCATCTAT ATTCCTCCGAGAGGAAGGAGCCAACAGTCAGACAAAAAAGTTCAATGCTATGAACCTGCCACAATGAAATATCTGGGATATTTCCCTGCTCTGTCGCCCGCTGAG gtgaAGGAGCGAGTAGCACTATCAAGGAAGGCTCAAAAAACTTGGGCTCAAAGTAGTTTCAAGCTTAGAAGGCAGTTCCTGCGGATTCTTTTGAAGTACATTATTGAATACCAAGAGCTTATATGCGA AGTATCTTCACGTGACACTGGAAAGACTATGGTAGATGCGTCTCTGGGAGAAATAATGACTACTTGTGAGAAAATTACTTGGCTTCTTTCTGAGGGCGAACGATGGTTAAAGCCTGAATCTCG GTCTTCAGGAAGAGCGATGCTTCATAAAGTATCAAGAGTAGAGTTCCATCCCCTTGGTGTCATTGGAGCTATAGTCCCATGGAATTATCCGTTCCACAATATTTTCAATCCTATGCTGGCTGCAGTCTTCTCTGGGAATGGCATTGTTATTAAG GTTTCAGAACACGCTAGCTGGTCAGGATGCTTTTACTTCCGCATAATCCAGGCAGCTTTAGCTGCTGTTGGAGCACCTGAAAATCTAGTCGATGTGATAACAGG GTTTTCGGAAACCGGAGAAGCACTTGTCTCGTCTGTTGATAAAATGATATTTGTTGGATCCACAGCTGTTGGCAAGATG ATAATGAGAAACGCTGCCGAGACATTGACACCTGTCACTCTCGAGCTTGGTGGTAAAGATGCATTTATCATATGTGAAGACGCAGATGTCTCACAT GTTGCACAAGTGGCTGTTAGGGGCACTCTTCAGTCAAGCGGGCAAAACTGTGCGGGTGCTGAAAGATTCTATGTTCACAAAGAAATTTACAGTGCATTCATTAGCCAAGTAACCAAGATTGTGAAGTCAGTTTCTGCT GGTCCTCCTCTAACTGGGAGGTATGACATGGGTGCTATATGTTTGCAAGAGCACTCTGAGCACCTACAGAGCCTTGTAAATGACGCCTTAGACAAAGGAGCAGTAATTGCAGTCCGTGGCAGCTTTGGTCATCTAGGCGAAGATGCAGTCGAACAATATTTCCCTCCAACTGTTCTCATCAATGTAAACCACAACatgaaaataatgaaagaagAG GCCTTTGGACCAATAATGCCAATCATGCAATTCAGCAGCGATGAAGAGGCGATAAAGCTGGCGAATGATTCACGTTATGCACTTGGCTGTGCTGTTTTCTCTGGAAGCAAGAGACGTGCCAAACTAATCGCTTCCCAAATTCAGTGCGGTGTTGCTGCAATCAATGACTTTGCATCAAACTACATGTGCCAG TCGCTCCCGTTTGGAGGTGTAAAAGATAGTGGGTTTGGAAGGTTTGCTGGTATAGAAGGTCTAAGAGCATGCTGCCTCGTGAAATCCGTGGTTGAAGATAGATTTTGGCCACTCATCAAAACCAAGATTCCAAAACCTATTCAG TACCCGGTAGCAGAAAACGCGTTTGAATTCCAGGAGGCACTAGTGGAAACTCTTTACGGACTCAACATTTGGGACCGGCTAAGATCCCTAATTGATGTCCTCAAGTTCCTTACGGATCAGAGCTCTAACGTGAGCAGAACTAGAAAGAGCCACTGA